The Euwallacea fornicatus isolate EFF26 chromosome 38, ASM4011564v1, whole genome shotgun sequence genome includes a region encoding these proteins:
- the LOC136349539 gene encoding glutamyl aminopeptidase-like isoform X3 yields MVSWKRLHVLSSPLLVTTTTVSSTTETPDSTMSKYRLSSTVKPILYDLHLYPDLESGLFKGTVTISIAVSKITNSIIIHNNGLSITSVTVGSEEANFSLDSEYESVIITRKDGADFTTSTDSMSIEFNGDMKNRIVGLYTSSYSSAEGNITTIATSKFEPTYARQAFPCFDEPNMKAKYIVHLLKPKAENYIALSNYPVASVQSYDDNNEIVTFQETVAMSTYLTCFIVSDFIYSNTTFNNNGTETELRVYASPGNLEKTTYAGEIAKKVIEYYVSYFGLSYPLPKLDMAAIPDFVSGAMEHWGLVTYRETALLYTNVTHSSANKQRVATVIAHELAHSWFGNLVTMDWWNDLWLNEGFASYIEYKGIDAAEPTFQMMTQFQTADLHPVLSLDATLSSHPIVVTVTSPDEITAIFDTISYNKGASILRMLENTVGADNFQTAVTNYLKKFQFGNAVTKNFLDEIQAVVDPSFDVSQMMDTFTVQMGYPVLNVTYNQSSRNYTLRQKRFLKDPNATYDSNTTYGYKWSVPVTYITDLGRSEGHILFPYDQESITVQLPENATWLKFNYDQVGYYRVNYEESEWLTLGNIYTALPVPDRTHLLEESFSIAEAGQLSYRIPLDLSRQLISETEYAPWSVASSKLQAIGTYLSGSSQNEAYKRYVRNIVSNAYGNFTWNEGADDSHLVRLTRVVVLSLSCSVDHSECLTQVREKFNTWINDTSKPLSPDLRSIVYKYGVVNADTATWDKLLAVYQKEPDASEKLKLINGLANVKNLSLLTKLLDLAKDESIVRGQDYFTVLGYISANPTGTDLVWDFVRQNWEYLVERFTLNDRYLGSMISTITKSFSTDSKLAEMEEFFAKYPEAGAGATSRRTALETVKQNINWLTSYRSTVEGWLATA; encoded by the exons ATGGTTTCCTGGAAAAGACTTCATGTGTTGAGTTCACCGCTCTTAG TGACCACAACCACTGTTTCCTCAACTACAGAAACTCCCGATTCAACCATGTCCAAATACCGACTTTCTTCGACAGTTAAGCCTATTTTATACGATCTTCATTTATATCCCGATTTAGAGTCTG GATTGTTCAAAGGTACTGTGACTATCTCAATAGCCGTCTCCAAAATCACCAACAGCATTATAATTCATAACAATGGATTAAGCATCACCAGTGTTACTGTTGGCTCAGAAGAGGCCAATTTCAGTTTAGATTCTGAATATGAATCCGTAATTATTACTAGAAAAGACGGGGCCGACTTCACAACTTCCACTGATTCCATGTCTATTGAATTTAACGGGGATATGAAGAACCGAATTGTGGGATTGTACACCAGTTCTTATAGCAGTGCAGAAGGCAACATAAC AACTATAGCCACATCGAAATTCGAACCTACGTATGCCAGACAGGCGTTTCCTTGCTTCGATGAACCGAATATGAAGGCCAAATACATTGTGCATCTTCTGAAACCTAAGGCCGAGAACTACATTGCACTGTCCAATTATCCAGTTGCT AGCGTCCAGTCGTACGACGATAACAACGAAATCGTCACGTTCCAGGAAACTGTGGCCATGTCCACGTATCTGACGTGCTTTATAGTATCGGACTTCATATATAGTAACACGACGTTTAACAATAATG GTACTGAGACTGAATTAAGAGTTTATGCTAGTCCTGGAAACTTGGAGAAAACCACTTACGCAGGGGAAATTGCCAAGAAAGTTATTGAGTATTACGTGTCTTATTTTGGACTATCTTATCCATTGCCAAAATTAG ATATGGCCGCCATTCCTGACTTCGTTTCTGGAGCCATGGAACACTGGGGTCTAGTAACATATAGAGAAACTGCTTTGCTTTATACAAACGTCACACATTCCTCTGCTAACAAGCAAAGAGTGGCCACAGTGATAGCTCATGAATTGGCACATAGTTGGTTCGGGAACTTAG TAACAATGGATTGGTGGAATGACCTTTGGCTCAACGAAGGCTTTGCCAGTTACATAGAGTACAAAGGGATCGATGCAGCAGAGCCGACCTTCCAGATG ATGACCCAATTTCAAACGGCAGATCTCCATCCAGTGCTGTCATTAGATGCCACATTGTCTTCTCACCCTATAGTGGTTACTGTCACCTCCCCAGATGAAATCACTGCCATTTTCGATACGATTTCTTACAACAAG GGTGCGTCAATTTTAAGGATGTTGGAAAACACTGTAGGAGCTGATAACTTCCAAACTGCCGTTACcaactatttgaaaaagtttcagTTTGGAAATGCGGTGACTAAGAACTTCTTGGACGAAATTCAGGCTGTG gTCGATCCATCCTTCGACGTGTCACAAATGATGGATACTTTTACCGTCCAAATGGGTTATCCTGTTTTGAATGTAACTTACAACCAAAGTAGTCGTAACTACACTTTAAGGCAGAAGAGGTTCTTGAAAGACCCCAATGCTACATATGATTCTAACACTACTTACGG ctaTAAATGGTCGGTGCCGGTAACTTACATCACAGACCTTGGGCGATCTGAAGGACACATTTTGTTCCCTTACGATCAAGAAAGTA TTACCGTACAACTACCGGAAAATGCTACATGGCTGAAATTCAACTACGACCAAGTGGGTTACTACAGGGTAAACTACGAAGAATCGGAGTGGCTTACTCTTGGCAACATTTATACTGCTTTACCTGTCCCGGATAGGACACATTTGTTGGAAGAAAGTTTCAGTATTGCAGAAGCAGGGCAGTTGTCATATag GATACCTTTAGATTTATCAAGGCAGTTGATATCTGAAACAGAGTATGCTCCCTGGTCAGTAGCTTCGTCTAAATTGCAGGCAATCGGTACCTATTTATCAGGTTCCTCACAAAATGAAGCATATAAA aggTATGTAAGAAACATCGTCTCAAATGCCTACGGGAATTTCACGTGGAACGAGGGAGCAGATGACAGTCACCTCGTAag ATTGACTCGAGTTGTAGTTCTGTCATTGTCCTGCTCAGTAGACCATTCAGAATGCCTGACGCAGGTCCGCGAGAAGTTCAATACCTGGATAAACGATACTTCAAAACCTCTTTCTCCAGATTTGAGAAGTATCGTGTATAAATATG GTGTAGTAAATGCAGATACAGCAACTTGGGACAAATTGCTAGCAGTTTACCAGAAAGAGCCTGATGCatcagaaaaattgaaattgattaaTGGACTGGCCAACGTTAAGAACCTCTCGTTATTAACGAA GCTGCTGGACTTAGCCAAAGATGAATCAATTGTAAGAGGTCAAGACTACTTTACAGTCCTGGGATACATCTCTGCAAACCCTACCGGCACCGATCTCGTATGGGATTTCGTCAG GCAAAACTGGGAATATTTAGTGGAGCGATTTACCCTAAATGACAGATATTTGGGATCGATGATCAGCACTATTACCAAATCGTTCTCTACGGATTCAAAACTGGCAGAA ATGGAGGAATTCTTTGCCAAATATCCAGAAGCAGGTGCTGGCGCTACATCCAGACGAACTGCTCTTGAAACTGTGAAACAAAACATCAACTGGCTAACAAGCTATAGATCTACTGTTGAGGGTTGGCTTGCAACCGCATAG
- the LOC136349539 gene encoding glutamyl aminopeptidase-like isoform X2, translated as MTVLRTILTHKWLFFFIVASTALLISTIALGVEVSQLKTALREQKKIHSDDEESSTVTTTTVSSTTETPDSTMSKYRLSSTVKPILYDLHLYPDLESGLFKGTVTISIAVSKITNSIIIHNNGLSITSVTVGSEEANFSLDSEYESVIITRKDGADFTTSTDSMSIEFNGDMKNRIVGLYTSSYSSAEGNITTIATSKFEPTYARQAFPCFDEPNMKAKYIVHLLKPKAENYIALSNYPVASVQSYDDNNEIVTFQETVAMSTYLTCFIVSDFIYSNTTFNNNGTETELRVYASPGNLEKTTYAGEIAKKVIEYYVSYFGLSYPLPKLDMAAIPDFVSGAMEHWGLVTYRETALLYTNVTHSSANKQRVATVIAHELAHSWFGNLVTMDWWNDLWLNEGFASYIEYKGIDAAEPTFQMMTQFQTADLHPVLSLDATLSSHPIVVTVTSPDEITAIFDTISYNKGASILRMLENTVGADNFQTAVTNYLKKFQFGNAVTKNFLDEIQAVVDPSFDVSQMMDTFTVQMGYPVLNVTYNQSSRNYTLRQKRFLKDPNATYDSNTTYGYKWSVPVTYITDLGRSEGHILFPYDQESITVQLPENATWLKFNYDQVGYYRVNYEESEWLTLGNIYTALPVPDRTHLLEESFSIAEAGQLSYRIPLDLSRQLISETEYAPWSVASSKLQAIGTYLSGSSQNEAYKRYVRNIVSNAYGNFTWNEGADDSHLVRLTRVVVLSLSCSVDHSECLTQVREKFNTWINDTSKPLSPDLRSIVYKYGVVNADTATWDKLLAVYQKEPDASEKLKLINGLANVKNLSLLTKLLDLAKDESIVRGQDYFTVLGYISANPTGTDLVWDFVRQNWEYLVERFTLNDRYLGSMISTITKSFSTDSKLAEMEEFFAKYPEAGAGATSRRTALETVKQNINWLTSYRSTVEGWLATA; from the exons atgacCGTGTTAAGAACAATTTTGACCCATAAAtggctgtttttttttatcgtggCCAGTACGGCACTGTTGATAAGCACCATAGCGTTAGGTGTTGAGGTTTCGCAGTTAAAAACTGCTTTGAGAGAGCAAAAGAAGATACATTCTGATGATGAAGAGAGCAGTACAG TGACCACAACCACTGTTTCCTCAACTACAGAAACTCCCGATTCAACCATGTCCAAATACCGACTTTCTTCGACAGTTAAGCCTATTTTATACGATCTTCATTTATATCCCGATTTAGAGTCTG GATTGTTCAAAGGTACTGTGACTATCTCAATAGCCGTCTCCAAAATCACCAACAGCATTATAATTCATAACAATGGATTAAGCATCACCAGTGTTACTGTTGGCTCAGAAGAGGCCAATTTCAGTTTAGATTCTGAATATGAATCCGTAATTATTACTAGAAAAGACGGGGCCGACTTCACAACTTCCACTGATTCCATGTCTATTGAATTTAACGGGGATATGAAGAACCGAATTGTGGGATTGTACACCAGTTCTTATAGCAGTGCAGAAGGCAACATAAC AACTATAGCCACATCGAAATTCGAACCTACGTATGCCAGACAGGCGTTTCCTTGCTTCGATGAACCGAATATGAAGGCCAAATACATTGTGCATCTTCTGAAACCTAAGGCCGAGAACTACATTGCACTGTCCAATTATCCAGTTGCT AGCGTCCAGTCGTACGACGATAACAACGAAATCGTCACGTTCCAGGAAACTGTGGCCATGTCCACGTATCTGACGTGCTTTATAGTATCGGACTTCATATATAGTAACACGACGTTTAACAATAATG GTACTGAGACTGAATTAAGAGTTTATGCTAGTCCTGGAAACTTGGAGAAAACCACTTACGCAGGGGAAATTGCCAAGAAAGTTATTGAGTATTACGTGTCTTATTTTGGACTATCTTATCCATTGCCAAAATTAG ATATGGCCGCCATTCCTGACTTCGTTTCTGGAGCCATGGAACACTGGGGTCTAGTAACATATAGAGAAACTGCTTTGCTTTATACAAACGTCACACATTCCTCTGCTAACAAGCAAAGAGTGGCCACAGTGATAGCTCATGAATTGGCACATAGTTGGTTCGGGAACTTAG TAACAATGGATTGGTGGAATGACCTTTGGCTCAACGAAGGCTTTGCCAGTTACATAGAGTACAAAGGGATCGATGCAGCAGAGCCGACCTTCCAGATG ATGACCCAATTTCAAACGGCAGATCTCCATCCAGTGCTGTCATTAGATGCCACATTGTCTTCTCACCCTATAGTGGTTACTGTCACCTCCCCAGATGAAATCACTGCCATTTTCGATACGATTTCTTACAACAAG GGTGCGTCAATTTTAAGGATGTTGGAAAACACTGTAGGAGCTGATAACTTCCAAACTGCCGTTACcaactatttgaaaaagtttcagTTTGGAAATGCGGTGACTAAGAACTTCTTGGACGAAATTCAGGCTGTG gTCGATCCATCCTTCGACGTGTCACAAATGATGGATACTTTTACCGTCCAAATGGGTTATCCTGTTTTGAATGTAACTTACAACCAAAGTAGTCGTAACTACACTTTAAGGCAGAAGAGGTTCTTGAAAGACCCCAATGCTACATATGATTCTAACACTACTTACGG ctaTAAATGGTCGGTGCCGGTAACTTACATCACAGACCTTGGGCGATCTGAAGGACACATTTTGTTCCCTTACGATCAAGAAAGTA TTACCGTACAACTACCGGAAAATGCTACATGGCTGAAATTCAACTACGACCAAGTGGGTTACTACAGGGTAAACTACGAAGAATCGGAGTGGCTTACTCTTGGCAACATTTATACTGCTTTACCTGTCCCGGATAGGACACATTTGTTGGAAGAAAGTTTCAGTATTGCAGAAGCAGGGCAGTTGTCATATag GATACCTTTAGATTTATCAAGGCAGTTGATATCTGAAACAGAGTATGCTCCCTGGTCAGTAGCTTCGTCTAAATTGCAGGCAATCGGTACCTATTTATCAGGTTCCTCACAAAATGAAGCATATAAA aggTATGTAAGAAACATCGTCTCAAATGCCTACGGGAATTTCACGTGGAACGAGGGAGCAGATGACAGTCACCTCGTAag ATTGACTCGAGTTGTAGTTCTGTCATTGTCCTGCTCAGTAGACCATTCAGAATGCCTGACGCAGGTCCGCGAGAAGTTCAATACCTGGATAAACGATACTTCAAAACCTCTTTCTCCAGATTTGAGAAGTATCGTGTATAAATATG GTGTAGTAAATGCAGATACAGCAACTTGGGACAAATTGCTAGCAGTTTACCAGAAAGAGCCTGATGCatcagaaaaattgaaattgattaaTGGACTGGCCAACGTTAAGAACCTCTCGTTATTAACGAA GCTGCTGGACTTAGCCAAAGATGAATCAATTGTAAGAGGTCAAGACTACTTTACAGTCCTGGGATACATCTCTGCAAACCCTACCGGCACCGATCTCGTATGGGATTTCGTCAG GCAAAACTGGGAATATTTAGTGGAGCGATTTACCCTAAATGACAGATATTTGGGATCGATGATCAGCACTATTACCAAATCGTTCTCTACGGATTCAAAACTGGCAGAA ATGGAGGAATTCTTTGCCAAATATCCAGAAGCAGGTGCTGGCGCTACATCCAGACGAACTGCTCTTGAAACTGTGAAACAAAACATCAACTGGCTAACAAGCTATAGATCTACTGTTGAGGGTTGGCTTGCAACCGCATAG
- the LOC136349539 gene encoding glutamyl aminopeptidase-like isoform X4 has protein sequence MVPLKCPCCNLNRRILNFVFYLSGCLITMNNAVMLTTTTVSSTTETPDSTMSKYRLSSTVKPILYDLHLYPDLESGLFKGTVTISIAVSKITNSIIIHNNGLSITSVTVGSEEANFSLDSEYESVIITRKDGADFTTSTDSMSIEFNGDMKNRIVGLYTSSYSSAEGNITTIATSKFEPTYARQAFPCFDEPNMKAKYIVHLLKPKAENYIALSNYPVASVQSYDDNNEIVTFQETVAMSTYLTCFIVSDFIYSNTTFNNNGTETELRVYASPGNLEKTTYAGEIAKKVIEYYVSYFGLSYPLPKLDMAAIPDFVSGAMEHWGLVTYRETALLYTNVTHSSANKQRVATVIAHELAHSWFGNLVTMDWWNDLWLNEGFASYIEYKGIDAAEPTFQMMTQFQTADLHPVLSLDATLSSHPIVVTVTSPDEITAIFDTISYNKGASILRMLENTVGADNFQTAVTNYLKKFQFGNAVTKNFLDEIQAVVDPSFDVSQMMDTFTVQMGYPVLNVTYNQSSRNYTLRQKRFLKDPNATYDSNTTYGYKWSVPVTYITDLGRSEGHILFPYDQESITVQLPENATWLKFNYDQVGYYRVNYEESEWLTLGNIYTALPVPDRTHLLEESFSIAEAGQLSYRIPLDLSRQLISETEYAPWSVASSKLQAIGTYLSGSSQNEAYKRYVRNIVSNAYGNFTWNEGADDSHLVRLTRVVVLSLSCSVDHSECLTQVREKFNTWINDTSKPLSPDLRSIVYKYGVVNADTATWDKLLAVYQKEPDASEKLKLINGLANVKNLSLLTKLLDLAKDESIVRGQDYFTVLGYISANPTGTDLVWDFVRQNWEYLVERFTLNDRYLGSMISTITKSFSTDSKLAEMEEFFAKYPEAGAGATSRRTALETVKQNINWLTSYRSTVEGWLATA, from the exons TGACCACAACCACTGTTTCCTCAACTACAGAAACTCCCGATTCAACCATGTCCAAATACCGACTTTCTTCGACAGTTAAGCCTATTTTATACGATCTTCATTTATATCCCGATTTAGAGTCTG GATTGTTCAAAGGTACTGTGACTATCTCAATAGCCGTCTCCAAAATCACCAACAGCATTATAATTCATAACAATGGATTAAGCATCACCAGTGTTACTGTTGGCTCAGAAGAGGCCAATTTCAGTTTAGATTCTGAATATGAATCCGTAATTATTACTAGAAAAGACGGGGCCGACTTCACAACTTCCACTGATTCCATGTCTATTGAATTTAACGGGGATATGAAGAACCGAATTGTGGGATTGTACACCAGTTCTTATAGCAGTGCAGAAGGCAACATAAC AACTATAGCCACATCGAAATTCGAACCTACGTATGCCAGACAGGCGTTTCCTTGCTTCGATGAACCGAATATGAAGGCCAAATACATTGTGCATCTTCTGAAACCTAAGGCCGAGAACTACATTGCACTGTCCAATTATCCAGTTGCT AGCGTCCAGTCGTACGACGATAACAACGAAATCGTCACGTTCCAGGAAACTGTGGCCATGTCCACGTATCTGACGTGCTTTATAGTATCGGACTTCATATATAGTAACACGACGTTTAACAATAATG GTACTGAGACTGAATTAAGAGTTTATGCTAGTCCTGGAAACTTGGAGAAAACCACTTACGCAGGGGAAATTGCCAAGAAAGTTATTGAGTATTACGTGTCTTATTTTGGACTATCTTATCCATTGCCAAAATTAG ATATGGCCGCCATTCCTGACTTCGTTTCTGGAGCCATGGAACACTGGGGTCTAGTAACATATAGAGAAACTGCTTTGCTTTATACAAACGTCACACATTCCTCTGCTAACAAGCAAAGAGTGGCCACAGTGATAGCTCATGAATTGGCACATAGTTGGTTCGGGAACTTAG TAACAATGGATTGGTGGAATGACCTTTGGCTCAACGAAGGCTTTGCCAGTTACATAGAGTACAAAGGGATCGATGCAGCAGAGCCGACCTTCCAGATG ATGACCCAATTTCAAACGGCAGATCTCCATCCAGTGCTGTCATTAGATGCCACATTGTCTTCTCACCCTATAGTGGTTACTGTCACCTCCCCAGATGAAATCACTGCCATTTTCGATACGATTTCTTACAACAAG GGTGCGTCAATTTTAAGGATGTTGGAAAACACTGTAGGAGCTGATAACTTCCAAACTGCCGTTACcaactatttgaaaaagtttcagTTTGGAAATGCGGTGACTAAGAACTTCTTGGACGAAATTCAGGCTGTG gTCGATCCATCCTTCGACGTGTCACAAATGATGGATACTTTTACCGTCCAAATGGGTTATCCTGTTTTGAATGTAACTTACAACCAAAGTAGTCGTAACTACACTTTAAGGCAGAAGAGGTTCTTGAAAGACCCCAATGCTACATATGATTCTAACACTACTTACGG ctaTAAATGGTCGGTGCCGGTAACTTACATCACAGACCTTGGGCGATCTGAAGGACACATTTTGTTCCCTTACGATCAAGAAAGTA TTACCGTACAACTACCGGAAAATGCTACATGGCTGAAATTCAACTACGACCAAGTGGGTTACTACAGGGTAAACTACGAAGAATCGGAGTGGCTTACTCTTGGCAACATTTATACTGCTTTACCTGTCCCGGATAGGACACATTTGTTGGAAGAAAGTTTCAGTATTGCAGAAGCAGGGCAGTTGTCATATag GATACCTTTAGATTTATCAAGGCAGTTGATATCTGAAACAGAGTATGCTCCCTGGTCAGTAGCTTCGTCTAAATTGCAGGCAATCGGTACCTATTTATCAGGTTCCTCACAAAATGAAGCATATAAA aggTATGTAAGAAACATCGTCTCAAATGCCTACGGGAATTTCACGTGGAACGAGGGAGCAGATGACAGTCACCTCGTAag ATTGACTCGAGTTGTAGTTCTGTCATTGTCCTGCTCAGTAGACCATTCAGAATGCCTGACGCAGGTCCGCGAGAAGTTCAATACCTGGATAAACGATACTTCAAAACCTCTTTCTCCAGATTTGAGAAGTATCGTGTATAAATATG GTGTAGTAAATGCAGATACAGCAACTTGGGACAAATTGCTAGCAGTTTACCAGAAAGAGCCTGATGCatcagaaaaattgaaattgattaaTGGACTGGCCAACGTTAAGAACCTCTCGTTATTAACGAA GCTGCTGGACTTAGCCAAAGATGAATCAATTGTAAGAGGTCAAGACTACTTTACAGTCCTGGGATACATCTCTGCAAACCCTACCGGCACCGATCTCGTATGGGATTTCGTCAG GCAAAACTGGGAATATTTAGTGGAGCGATTTACCCTAAATGACAGATATTTGGGATCGATGATCAGCACTATTACCAAATCGTTCTCTACGGATTCAAAACTGGCAGAA ATGGAGGAATTCTTTGCCAAATATCCAGAAGCAGGTGCTGGCGCTACATCCAGACGAACTGCTCTTGAAACTGTGAAACAAAACATCAACTGGCTAACAAGCTATAGATCTACTGTTGAGGGTTGGCTTGCAACCGCATAG
- the LOC136349539 gene encoding glutamyl aminopeptidase-like isoform X5 has protein sequence MSKYRLSSTVKPILYDLHLYPDLESGLFKGTVTISIAVSKITNSIIIHNNGLSITSVTVGSEEANFSLDSEYESVIITRKDGADFTTSTDSMSIEFNGDMKNRIVGLYTSSYSSAEGNITTIATSKFEPTYARQAFPCFDEPNMKAKYIVHLLKPKAENYIALSNYPVASVQSYDDNNEIVTFQETVAMSTYLTCFIVSDFIYSNTTFNNNGTETELRVYASPGNLEKTTYAGEIAKKVIEYYVSYFGLSYPLPKLDMAAIPDFVSGAMEHWGLVTYRETALLYTNVTHSSANKQRVATVIAHELAHSWFGNLVTMDWWNDLWLNEGFASYIEYKGIDAAEPTFQMMTQFQTADLHPVLSLDATLSSHPIVVTVTSPDEITAIFDTISYNKGASILRMLENTVGADNFQTAVTNYLKKFQFGNAVTKNFLDEIQAVVDPSFDVSQMMDTFTVQMGYPVLNVTYNQSSRNYTLRQKRFLKDPNATYDSNTTYGYKWSVPVTYITDLGRSEGHILFPYDQESITVQLPENATWLKFNYDQVGYYRVNYEESEWLTLGNIYTALPVPDRTHLLEESFSIAEAGQLSYRIPLDLSRQLISETEYAPWSVASSKLQAIGTYLSGSSQNEAYKRYVRNIVSNAYGNFTWNEGADDSHLVRLTRVVVLSLSCSVDHSECLTQVREKFNTWINDTSKPLSPDLRSIVYKYGVVNADTATWDKLLAVYQKEPDASEKLKLINGLANVKNLSLLTKLLDLAKDESIVRGQDYFTVLGYISANPTGTDLVWDFVRQNWEYLVERFTLNDRYLGSMISTITKSFSTDSKLAEMEEFFAKYPEAGAGATSRRTALETVKQNINWLTSYRSTVEGWLATA, from the exons ATGTCCAAATACCGACTTTCTTCGACAGTTAAGCCTATTTTATACGATCTTCATTTATATCCCGATTTAGAGTCTG GATTGTTCAAAGGTACTGTGACTATCTCAATAGCCGTCTCCAAAATCACCAACAGCATTATAATTCATAACAATGGATTAAGCATCACCAGTGTTACTGTTGGCTCAGAAGAGGCCAATTTCAGTTTAGATTCTGAATATGAATCCGTAATTATTACTAGAAAAGACGGGGCCGACTTCACAACTTCCACTGATTCCATGTCTATTGAATTTAACGGGGATATGAAGAACCGAATTGTGGGATTGTACACCAGTTCTTATAGCAGTGCAGAAGGCAACATAAC AACTATAGCCACATCGAAATTCGAACCTACGTATGCCAGACAGGCGTTTCCTTGCTTCGATGAACCGAATATGAAGGCCAAATACATTGTGCATCTTCTGAAACCTAAGGCCGAGAACTACATTGCACTGTCCAATTATCCAGTTGCT AGCGTCCAGTCGTACGACGATAACAACGAAATCGTCACGTTCCAGGAAACTGTGGCCATGTCCACGTATCTGACGTGCTTTATAGTATCGGACTTCATATATAGTAACACGACGTTTAACAATAATG GTACTGAGACTGAATTAAGAGTTTATGCTAGTCCTGGAAACTTGGAGAAAACCACTTACGCAGGGGAAATTGCCAAGAAAGTTATTGAGTATTACGTGTCTTATTTTGGACTATCTTATCCATTGCCAAAATTAG ATATGGCCGCCATTCCTGACTTCGTTTCTGGAGCCATGGAACACTGGGGTCTAGTAACATATAGAGAAACTGCTTTGCTTTATACAAACGTCACACATTCCTCTGCTAACAAGCAAAGAGTGGCCACAGTGATAGCTCATGAATTGGCACATAGTTGGTTCGGGAACTTAG TAACAATGGATTGGTGGAATGACCTTTGGCTCAACGAAGGCTTTGCCAGTTACATAGAGTACAAAGGGATCGATGCAGCAGAGCCGACCTTCCAGATG ATGACCCAATTTCAAACGGCAGATCTCCATCCAGTGCTGTCATTAGATGCCACATTGTCTTCTCACCCTATAGTGGTTACTGTCACCTCCCCAGATGAAATCACTGCCATTTTCGATACGATTTCTTACAACAAG GGTGCGTCAATTTTAAGGATGTTGGAAAACACTGTAGGAGCTGATAACTTCCAAACTGCCGTTACcaactatttgaaaaagtttcagTTTGGAAATGCGGTGACTAAGAACTTCTTGGACGAAATTCAGGCTGTG gTCGATCCATCCTTCGACGTGTCACAAATGATGGATACTTTTACCGTCCAAATGGGTTATCCTGTTTTGAATGTAACTTACAACCAAAGTAGTCGTAACTACACTTTAAGGCAGAAGAGGTTCTTGAAAGACCCCAATGCTACATATGATTCTAACACTACTTACGG ctaTAAATGGTCGGTGCCGGTAACTTACATCACAGACCTTGGGCGATCTGAAGGACACATTTTGTTCCCTTACGATCAAGAAAGTA TTACCGTACAACTACCGGAAAATGCTACATGGCTGAAATTCAACTACGACCAAGTGGGTTACTACAGGGTAAACTACGAAGAATCGGAGTGGCTTACTCTTGGCAACATTTATACTGCTTTACCTGTCCCGGATAGGACACATTTGTTGGAAGAAAGTTTCAGTATTGCAGAAGCAGGGCAGTTGTCATATag GATACCTTTAGATTTATCAAGGCAGTTGATATCTGAAACAGAGTATGCTCCCTGGTCAGTAGCTTCGTCTAAATTGCAGGCAATCGGTACCTATTTATCAGGTTCCTCACAAAATGAAGCATATAAA aggTATGTAAGAAACATCGTCTCAAATGCCTACGGGAATTTCACGTGGAACGAGGGAGCAGATGACAGTCACCTCGTAag ATTGACTCGAGTTGTAGTTCTGTCATTGTCCTGCTCAGTAGACCATTCAGAATGCCTGACGCAGGTCCGCGAGAAGTTCAATACCTGGATAAACGATACTTCAAAACCTCTTTCTCCAGATTTGAGAAGTATCGTGTATAAATATG GTGTAGTAAATGCAGATACAGCAACTTGGGACAAATTGCTAGCAGTTTACCAGAAAGAGCCTGATGCatcagaaaaattgaaattgattaaTGGACTGGCCAACGTTAAGAACCTCTCGTTATTAACGAA GCTGCTGGACTTAGCCAAAGATGAATCAATTGTAAGAGGTCAAGACTACTTTACAGTCCTGGGATACATCTCTGCAAACCCTACCGGCACCGATCTCGTATGGGATTTCGTCAG GCAAAACTGGGAATATTTAGTGGAGCGATTTACCCTAAATGACAGATATTTGGGATCGATGATCAGCACTATTACCAAATCGTTCTCTACGGATTCAAAACTGGCAGAA ATGGAGGAATTCTTTGCCAAATATCCAGAAGCAGGTGCTGGCGCTACATCCAGACGAACTGCTCTTGAAACTGTGAAACAAAACATCAACTGGCTAACAAGCTATAGATCTACTGTTGAGGGTTGGCTTGCAACCGCATAG